Proteins encoded together in one Poecile atricapillus isolate bPoeAtr1 chromosome 15, bPoeAtr1.hap1, whole genome shotgun sequence window:
- the CD40 gene encoding tumor necrosis factor receptor superfamily member 5 isoform X3, with protein MPGGIQGTSPERAGILEIPWGCWELVWGTERECGERGDALTCFDKQYMYKGRCCNRCRPGEKLVSECGTTEDSVCARCESGHYQPSWTKEKHCAPHDICEDNAGLIVKMQGNATHNTVCQCQAGMHCSDISCQTCVENQPCQLGFGFVAAKAMDGMSSPCEPCTEGTFSNVSSKTEPCHPWTSCEEKGLVVKVKGTNSSDVICESSRRSSLSVLIPITAAVVTCLMGVCIYCLVHTDSRRRVPKEIEAGEPGENPDTQQPMEQDENVLPVQETLFRGQPVAQEDGKESRISEQEML; from the exons ATGCCAGGAGGAATCCAGGGAACGTCTCCGGAGCGGGCAGGGATCCTGGAAATTCCCTGGGGTTGCTGGGAACTCGTCTGGGGAACTGAAAGGGAG TGCGGGGAGCGTGGTGATGCCTTGACGTGCTTTGATAAGCAGTATATGTACAAGGGCAGATGCTGCAACCGTTGTCGGCCAG GGGAAAAGCTGGTCTCTGAGTGCGGTACAACAGAAGACTCTGTCTGTGCCCGCTGTGAGAGCGGGCACTATCAGCCGAGCTGGACCAAGGAGAAGCACTGTGCTCCTCATGATATCTGTGAAGACA ATGCTGGCCTCATTGTGAAGATGCAAGGAAATGCAACACACAACACGGTgtgccagtgccaggctggCATGCACTGCTCTGACATCAGCTGCCAGACCTGTGTGGAGAATCAGCCTTGCCAGCTTGGCTTTGGCTTTGTGGCAG CCAAGGCCATGGACGGGATGTCATCCCCCTGTGAACCCTGTACAGAAGGCACCTTCTCCAACGTCTCTTCTAAAACCGAGCCGTGCCACCCCTGGACAAG TTGCGAGGAAAAGGGGCTGGTGGTGAAGGTGAAAGGGACAAACTCCTCGGATGTGATCTGCG AGTCGAGCAGGCGCTCCTCGCTGTCAGTGCTGATCCCCATCACAGCTGCAGTTGTCACATGCCTCATGGGTGTCTGCATCTACTGCCTGGTCCACACAG ATTCCAGGCGACGTGTGCCAAAAGAG ATAGAGGCTGGGGAGCCCGGAGAGAACCCAGATACCCAGCAGCCCATGGAGCAGGATGAGAATGTCTTGCCTGTGCAGGAGACCCTATTCAGGGGCCAGCCTGTGGCCCAGGAGGATGGCAAGGAGAGCCGCATCTCggagcaggagatgctgtgA
- the CD40 gene encoding tumor necrosis factor receptor superfamily member 5 isoform X2, whose protein sequence is MERDRGTGGGDPSIPVSVSRRAFREGARSGRSPRRSRPAPGSPGAVRGRRERDPAALPRRVRRCGVPGPSQAGGAVWTLWDPLQCGERGDALTCFDKQYMYKGRCCNRCRPGEKLVSECGTTEDSVCARCESGHYQPSWTKEKHCAPHDICEDNAGLIVKMQGNATHNTVCQCQAGMHCSDISCQTCVENQPCQLGFGFVAAKAMDGMSSPCEPCTEGTFSNVSSKTEPCHPWTSCEEKGLVVKVKGTNSSDVICESSRRSSLSVLIPITAAVVTCLMGVCIYCLVHTDSRRRVPKEETLFRGQPVAQEDGKESRISEQEML, encoded by the exons ATGGAGCGGGACAGGGGCACAGGCGGAGGGgatccctccatccctgtgtctgtgtcccGTCGGGCATTCCGGGAAGGGGCACGCTCCGGCCGGTCCCCCCGGCGCAGCCGCCCCGCTCCGGGGAGCCCCGGGGCTGTGCGCGGGCGGCGTGAGCGGGACCCGGCGGCGCTGCCGCGTCGGGTCCGTCGGTGCGGTGTCCCGGGACCCAGCCAGGCCGGAGGAGCTGTCTGGACTCTCTGGGATCCTCTCCAG TGCGGGGAGCGTGGTGATGCCTTGACGTGCTTTGATAAGCAGTATATGTACAAGGGCAGATGCTGCAACCGTTGTCGGCCAG GGGAAAAGCTGGTCTCTGAGTGCGGTACAACAGAAGACTCTGTCTGTGCCCGCTGTGAGAGCGGGCACTATCAGCCGAGCTGGACCAAGGAGAAGCACTGTGCTCCTCATGATATCTGTGAAGACA ATGCTGGCCTCATTGTGAAGATGCAAGGAAATGCAACACACAACACGGTgtgccagtgccaggctggCATGCACTGCTCTGACATCAGCTGCCAGACCTGTGTGGAGAATCAGCCTTGCCAGCTTGGCTTTGGCTTTGTGGCAG CCAAGGCCATGGACGGGATGTCATCCCCCTGTGAACCCTGTACAGAAGGCACCTTCTCCAACGTCTCTTCTAAAACCGAGCCGTGCCACCCCTGGACAAG TTGCGAGGAAAAGGGGCTGGTGGTGAAGGTGAAAGGGACAAACTCCTCGGATGTGATCTGCG AGTCGAGCAGGCGCTCCTCGCTGTCAGTGCTGATCCCCATCACAGCTGCAGTTGTCACATGCCTCATGGGTGTCTGCATCTACTGCCTGGTCCACACAG ATTCCAGGCGACGTGTGCCAAAAGAG GAGACCCTATTCAGGGGCCAGCCTGTGGCCCAGGAGGATGGCAAGGAGAGCCGCATCTCggagcaggagatgctgtgA
- the CD40 gene encoding tumor necrosis factor receptor superfamily member 5 isoform X4 produces the protein MNRLALLGLLCAALLDCGERGDALTCFDKQYMYKGRCCNRCRPGEKLVSECGTTEDSVCARCESGHYQPSWTKEKHCAPHDICEDNAGLIVKMQGNATHNTVCQCQAGMHCSDISCQTCVENQPCQLGFGFVAAKAMDGMSSPCEPCTEGTFSNVSSKTEPCHPWTSCEEKGLVVKVKGTNSSDVICESSRRSSLSVLIPITAAVVTCLMGVCIYCLVHTDSRRRVPKEIEAGEPGENPDTQQPMEQDENVLPVQETLFRGQPVAQEDGKESRISEQEML, from the exons ATGAACCGGCTGGCGCTTTTGGGACTGCTCTGCGCGGCGCTGCTGGAC TGCGGGGAGCGTGGTGATGCCTTGACGTGCTTTGATAAGCAGTATATGTACAAGGGCAGATGCTGCAACCGTTGTCGGCCAG GGGAAAAGCTGGTCTCTGAGTGCGGTACAACAGAAGACTCTGTCTGTGCCCGCTGTGAGAGCGGGCACTATCAGCCGAGCTGGACCAAGGAGAAGCACTGTGCTCCTCATGATATCTGTGAAGACA ATGCTGGCCTCATTGTGAAGATGCAAGGAAATGCAACACACAACACGGTgtgccagtgccaggctggCATGCACTGCTCTGACATCAGCTGCCAGACCTGTGTGGAGAATCAGCCTTGCCAGCTTGGCTTTGGCTTTGTGGCAG CCAAGGCCATGGACGGGATGTCATCCCCCTGTGAACCCTGTACAGAAGGCACCTTCTCCAACGTCTCTTCTAAAACCGAGCCGTGCCACCCCTGGACAAG TTGCGAGGAAAAGGGGCTGGTGGTGAAGGTGAAAGGGACAAACTCCTCGGATGTGATCTGCG AGTCGAGCAGGCGCTCCTCGCTGTCAGTGCTGATCCCCATCACAGCTGCAGTTGTCACATGCCTCATGGGTGTCTGCATCTACTGCCTGGTCCACACAG ATTCCAGGCGACGTGTGCCAAAAGAG ATAGAGGCTGGGGAGCCCGGAGAGAACCCAGATACCCAGCAGCCCATGGAGCAGGATGAGAATGTCTTGCCTGTGCAGGAGACCCTATTCAGGGGCCAGCCTGTGGCCCAGGAGGATGGCAAGGAGAGCCGCATCTCggagcaggagatgctgtgA
- the CD40 gene encoding tumor necrosis factor receptor superfamily member 5 isoform X1 → MERDRGTGGGDPSIPVSVSRRAFREGARSGRSPRRSRPAPGSPGAVRGRRERDPAALPRRVRRCGVPGPSQAGGAVWTLWDPLQCGERGDALTCFDKQYMYKGRCCNRCRPGEKLVSECGTTEDSVCARCESGHYQPSWTKEKHCAPHDICEDNAGLIVKMQGNATHNTVCQCQAGMHCSDISCQTCVENQPCQLGFGFVAAKAMDGMSSPCEPCTEGTFSNVSSKTEPCHPWTSCEEKGLVVKVKGTNSSDVICESSRRSSLSVLIPITAAVVTCLMGVCIYCLVHTDSRRRVPKEIEAGEPGENPDTQQPMEQDENVLPVQETLFRGQPVAQEDGKESRISEQEML, encoded by the exons ATGGAGCGGGACAGGGGCACAGGCGGAGGGgatccctccatccctgtgtctgtgtcccGTCGGGCATTCCGGGAAGGGGCACGCTCCGGCCGGTCCCCCCGGCGCAGCCGCCCCGCTCCGGGGAGCCCCGGGGCTGTGCGCGGGCGGCGTGAGCGGGACCCGGCGGCGCTGCCGCGTCGGGTCCGTCGGTGCGGTGTCCCGGGACCCAGCCAGGCCGGAGGAGCTGTCTGGACTCTCTGGGATCCTCTCCAG TGCGGGGAGCGTGGTGATGCCTTGACGTGCTTTGATAAGCAGTATATGTACAAGGGCAGATGCTGCAACCGTTGTCGGCCAG GGGAAAAGCTGGTCTCTGAGTGCGGTACAACAGAAGACTCTGTCTGTGCCCGCTGTGAGAGCGGGCACTATCAGCCGAGCTGGACCAAGGAGAAGCACTGTGCTCCTCATGATATCTGTGAAGACA ATGCTGGCCTCATTGTGAAGATGCAAGGAAATGCAACACACAACACGGTgtgccagtgccaggctggCATGCACTGCTCTGACATCAGCTGCCAGACCTGTGTGGAGAATCAGCCTTGCCAGCTTGGCTTTGGCTTTGTGGCAG CCAAGGCCATGGACGGGATGTCATCCCCCTGTGAACCCTGTACAGAAGGCACCTTCTCCAACGTCTCTTCTAAAACCGAGCCGTGCCACCCCTGGACAAG TTGCGAGGAAAAGGGGCTGGTGGTGAAGGTGAAAGGGACAAACTCCTCGGATGTGATCTGCG AGTCGAGCAGGCGCTCCTCGCTGTCAGTGCTGATCCCCATCACAGCTGCAGTTGTCACATGCCTCATGGGTGTCTGCATCTACTGCCTGGTCCACACAG ATTCCAGGCGACGTGTGCCAAAAGAG ATAGAGGCTGGGGAGCCCGGAGAGAACCCAGATACCCAGCAGCCCATGGAGCAGGATGAGAATGTCTTGCCTGTGCAGGAGACCCTATTCAGGGGCCAGCCTGTGGCCCAGGAGGATGGCAAGGAGAGCCGCATCTCggagcaggagatgctgtgA